In Erigeron canadensis isolate Cc75 chromosome 8, C_canadensis_v1, whole genome shotgun sequence, the DNA window GGTCAGACACACAGATTCGGATTGAAAATAACATTTAAGCAATGCTTACATCACTATTTGAGCACTTATTTCTACAAAAGTCGATAGACACTTATCATGCAAAAAGAAGGTCCCAGAATAAAGAGGCCAACTACTAATATAGAATTCAATTCAAGTGTCTCATTACTCATTTCCCTCCAAGATGATAGAACATACAACTACACGCGTATATAAAACTGCAATACGCCTAATATCTAGGTCAATAACCATGTCAATGATACTCAAACATGCCATGAGCAATATGCAGATATATAGTATATGTCAGAAAGCAAAAAGCATACACGAATATGAAGCATATAGGCATACAAGCTTGTagctttttttgtgtgtttggaTTGGCTTATGTTGATTATGAAGCTAAAAAACTACTCAAAAGAAGCTTATATAAGCTTCTTAATAGCATAAGCTTAAAAGCCCAtccaaacacttaaaaaatagcttatttataacaaaataagCCTAAAAAGTAGAAAAACCATAGGCAACCTAAAAAAAGCTAAAACAAAACACCTCCTCATTCAACAAATTATTCAACCAATAAGTGAATATATGAAGTGGGTATGCATCCATTACTACTGTATAAAACAGAATTACAATAAAAAGAgcaaaataattttattttcttctatttttttctttatataagtgtgaataaattgaAATACGTACGGAAGAGAAGAAGGCCGGCAAGAGCGCCGGTGGCAGAAGAGTAAACGAATCGACGAAGACCCAGATCAAGATATGCATCCCACTTTGCATTCACATCGTAAAGTTCTTTGCTTTCTGCCATTTTTTCAAGATTTCAGATTTCAAAGGGGGAATCcacaattttcttttccttGTCTTTCTCTCCCTTTTGTTTCGTTTTTGTATACACCTAGTTTtgaaggattttaatttaatttaatggacTATATATGTCTCTtcctaaattaaaaaataaagtaaaataaacgtaacataactaattataaatgtatgcactttgaaaacaaatgaaaacacACCGATTTAAGAATTTACGATAATTAAATTATCCATTCAATATAATTTCATCTTTAACATTTGTTTgtgaaagtttttcttttaaaaagttttatcgGGTTAAGACAATATAATCTTACCTAAATGTATAATGAATAGAAGTTATTCGAAATATATGTGACACAGGTAGGTTAGATATTTGTTTGACACTTATAACCTCTTTACATGTGTGCATTTGTTAAAACACATAAGCTGTCCAAGACACATAGGTTTGTATTTTAAAGTCTATGAATTGATGGTCCATTGGTAGTTTTTTAGACCTTATGAAAATTTATTAGTGTTTGAATTTcactttatatatttgtaaaagtGGATTATTGCGGATATTTTGCGAGAGTTCTTGATTTATCTAAGATACGTGTATTTCGAGTTTTGCATACTGTGACTTTTTCAAATGCTAATTACTAATTACTGATCCAttgttaaaaaagataaatattagtttAAATGGCTCAAATATGTCAATTAAGAATATTAGTTTGCACCCACTAAGTATAGTGGGTCTTATGGGCTTAGCTTGTGAATGTCTAGTTAGTTGTATGGTTAGCTCATTTTGTAGCTTGtattactattttataaagACAACTCTGAAATCCATAACCTCATGTCTTTTTATTTCTTCTACTAGTCCAATAGTTAGGTCTTAATGTCATGTCAACGACAACTATGTCTAATGACCTGGTTCTTGTAGATACCTTGGTATCGTACGATGTGTTTCAAGCTGTATATATGGTTATTCTCACAAATGGCATTACATAGATACGTTGAAACAATCAAAACTAGCACCGGAATGCCTTGGACCAGGGATAATTATACCAAAAACTTGTACACGTGACAAATAGTATAATTGGAAAAGAACTCATATGTCATGTAAGGAACTCATAGTAGCCACAATGTAACAATGGTAATGCGAAGAAACATTGTTGAAAACGAAGAATAACCACAAGGCAGCCAACATTTGACTAACGAGATCTCAAGGGACACCTAGTAGGATCACAATATCCTAAGAAATCATTTGATACAACccaagaaaaaatatttaagtttCAAGTGTGGCGACAAGACTTTTTGGGTGCGTTGCTAGAAACAGCTATGTCAAGGCAATAATTAGTCAAAAATCAACGAGTACAACTCGCCATTTTTCGAAGTTCCAAAAGGCAATCTAAAGTACAACTCGACAAACATAGAACAATGATACGATTTTGCATTCAAACAAGAGTCAACCTAGTAAATTTCAAAATCATCTTATTATGTTCTAAAGACTCCAAAAGTTtcttaattaagaaaataataactACTCGTATATGAATACTTCCTTGATTATCTAACCAAAATTCAACTTAAACCGCCAATTGTTTTGGGATAATAGGATTCAACTGATGGGATATGACTACTTCCATAAGCCACTCATAACCTTCTatcattttcattcatatatattcaaGCAATTCTATATCTTTTGTACTCGCATTCAGTCATGCCTTCAATGTAATAATTTACAAAACTATATATGATTGCACACCTTCTATCCCCTTATCTCTATTTTCATTGACTTTGCAAGAATGCAAACTTTTAATACGGAGTAACATCTATATGACACCTCATGTTGATCTCTAAGAATTTAACCATAATACTAATacgttttatttaatttcttgTGTTGTTGATTTGAAATCGGTTGACAAAAGCCGGATAATGAGTTAATTGGTTATCCTTCTTTTTACATTGCCTTCAAGTTTTGTATTCAAGTGACTTGTTAcatttcatatgtatatatacattagaTATTTAGATGTGTTATTGGGCTTGAACACGTACAATTAGATATTAGTATCAAACAAGAGGAGTTATTTAGCCGAATTTCACGTCGTCGAAGTAAGTTGGCCACTGGTCACGGCGGTTATAAATGCTAGAATTTTAacctaaaaatacaaaatgatCACTTTATTCAATTATATaaccttttcaaaaaaattatgtataagTTAGCTAGAATAAACAGCCAGTTAGACTCCAACCACCTACCTTAGCTGGTTTCTTCGCTATATAGGCTGATTgattcattaatattaatatagatatagaagtcgATCTTAGATAATAGCATTCATCAATAAATAAGAAATCATGTATCATCTGATGTTTCATTCAATCACGTAAATGTTGACTCATCATAACATATTTGTCATTTtgtattttacattaatattaatatagaaGTCGATCTTAGATAATAGCTAGCACTTGGTTGTGTTTGCAAAGTATATATGATACGGAGTATAAATATAGTTTGATAACTACACTCTGGTTCAAATCGCCTATTGGCCGTCCTTCCCATAATATTGTTCTTGTTTGGTTGCATGTCACAAGAGATCCCATTATTCCATTGCTTACTtaagttacaaatatattttatatctatgaCTCAAGGGAATAAGGGATTAGTTAAATACATGTATATGTGATtcgtataattttttttaaacaacgagttagtagttagtattTAGCATCCGATACAACACAGTAACATCCAATTGGATAGTATGCGGAGCTCGAACCACACATGTCTACAATGAAACTCATGTCTCTCGAAAACCCCCCTTAATATATCTAAAGCTGTAAATATCTTTTGAATttctaggtaaaataaaacaattttgtAAGTAAAACAGATAAAACAATAAGATTTCGTTtactgaaaatcatcgtgcatcataaaaatcttcgtgaatcaatatatatatttgtgattcgtgaatcttcatgcatcaattttaccatgatctaagggcaaaaatatttgtcttatttgttttacattaatacttgtttttacaataaccaaccccGAATTTTATACTGTAAAATCAATATGTTTTACACTAACGACATATAGTTCAattagtaatagtaatagtaatagtaatggGTAAGACATATTTGTCACGAATAGAGGTTCAATCTtcctaaaataactaaataaattaacaaattatatgaaaatagtAGGTACttgaaaatgatatattatttaatgataatatacaTAACATTAAATATACATAAAGTATAATTTTTAAGCGCAAGTAGTAACGAGGATGTGACAGAGAATATGCACTCATCAACAATCATAACATTGAAAGTAAAAGATTCCCCAACCCCCTAATTTTCATTACAATCCACTTTTAGGTTGGAAGAGGAGGTTATACAACTTATTActaataattttaaagtttatactTTAAATGAATTTAAGCTTGTTAAATTAAAAGCTTTGGTCATCATCAGGTTAAAATACAAttcctaataataattaattgtcTTGTACATGCGTGAATACTTACAAGGAAGGCTAGCTAAAGCGACAATAGTGATAGTGGTAGTAATGGCGATAAGAAATAGGAGGTGAGTAACGActgatgatggtggtgatgtTGACAGCGAGATGATGGTCTTGTAGGTATTTATGTGTTGACATTGAAAGGGTGTATGTATTATAGGAAATAGCTTGATATAACAACAATAAAAGATATAGGTAAAACATGCAcataagttttctttttatgatGAGGAGAGAGACGGGCTATAgataggaaaatgattaattatctTAAATCTTCTACTAACAATCAACCTAAACCCATCAAAACATGATATGTGAATTACACTAACTCTCTTTTCAAATCTCGATATTGTTATGTTATGATCTTGTAATTAATTCAgagtatttttaaaataataagttaGAAAGATATATCCTTAactatcaataaaaaaaataaaaatatagcaTGAGAAGattgaaatcaataaaaaaaaaattattaacattTCACATATGATGTAGAGAAACATGAGTTTGGTCCTTTATGATACCCAAACTATGTGAgtattaaatgaaaatattttactGATATCATAAGATTTACGAAAAGGCTATGATAATAATCTATTGTGGTTTTGAGACACATTGTCTtcttttaccctttttatactatttattaatACATGAGATAAATAATATGAGTAAGAAAGAACAATAGCTATTTTACGGTAACATATACACTTTGATGAAATAGAGTTAGATAGGTTTAACTAATGCAAATGAACCTTAATACTAATACTAGTCTACAATAGTAATTAAACTACTCGTATAAGTATATTACTAGCCATTAGGAAGCTGGCCACTCACAAAGATGTCGATGATGATATGTATTTAAAGTTGAAAGCAAATAGGGCCGACAATATAATTCCCTCAGCACCTgtttaaatttagtttaattcAAGAGTATTTGTTATCATAAGTGTATATATGCCTTTGTAGTACGAAGTATAGTAGTTTGATTTTCAGAGTATCCGTCTATATAGTTAGATGAGGTTGTTCGAGAtttgattataatttattttattgcGTATTGACAATGTTACTGAATCTAGCTTACTGATACAGAAATATTGTGTTAATCTTAATGATGTGGTTATATTGTGGTGCTAAACTGCTAACGTGACGGTTATGTTACGTGGCACACCAATTTACTGTGGTGGTGTGAGGTGCATGTGACCTTTATTAATGGACAATAATAAATCTTCAAACACTTTTTAGTCATttacaacaaatataaatattatattgtacagagtacaactgtataaaacataaattgatGTGGATGGCTAAACCTTGTTATTGATTTTTCGTTTCCCTTTATTAATACAATCATGTAAACATGGACAACAGTTTCGAAGTTGATTAAATCGATTAGGTTACAGGGCGTGCAGTTGTGGTGTGACATGCTTCAATGAGTTGAATTGCTGCCCATATGATGCTCTAACTTAACCTTTAGGAATTATAGccaatatatatactagctaagTTATACTTTAATAATTACAATGAACTTTTAGTATCGCGTGGTGATATTATAAAGCCATGTTTAGACTTTTAGTGGTTTTGTTATTATTGAGCTTGTGTCGGGTACTCGGGTTTGATTTGATCTATATGGGGTGATCTAGTTAAAGGTTATTTTAGGTTTGTTGACTTGAACATCTATAATTTGCATTTTGTTAAGAGTAATTATAACAATAGATTAGTGAATAACTCTCTttagaaaaaagtaaaaactcaTCACAGATATACTATTGAATATTGATTACACCCTTACTAAGGAAAAAACATGCaggtatatatatgaaaaattaaatttttgaataaTTGTTTTTGAGAAGGAATTGTACATAGTTACCCattaggagaaaaaaaaaactaagccGATCAACAAAGAAACGCCTTAAGACCCAGATTAGCTAGTTTTCGGTCAAAGATCGTATAAATTATAATTGTTATcaatatttaatgaaattagcTGGTTTTCGGTCAAAGATCCTACCGAATTATTTCTTCTCCTGGCACAATTTAATGTTAttctaacaaaataataatgtagAAAACGAAGAAATAATTGTACTACAAATTATACACTCCCAGTAAAGAAAAGACGTGTTGAAAGTAAATAAGATACAAACGTTACTGGATTGCCGGCGCACGGCGGACCTAACGGTCGAAAGTCGCATTGTGGGGTCCTTTAACACATTATCATTGCTCCCATCTCACCAACACCAACATTTGAgctgttttttttaaatattttttttagtttaatatacattttttagttttaatcttAACAAACTGCAGTTTTTGGACCCCACGTTTTTTAGTattcattaataaattaataaatgagtATCCGTAATGTAGGATGATTTTAAGACAAGTTTATTATATACtgtacttaaaattaaaattcgTAGGCTTCATTTTGTATACGAGTCGAAAGATGATAATGGCCGATATACAACGACCccagttttaaaattttttgaatgtaaaacaatatatatattgaaaaaagagttagtagttagtaattaataatttagcattcgagacaccacagtgacatccaattgggcagtatgcggaGCTCGAACCATGCATGCCTGAAATGAAACCCAAAACTCTTGAAAACTAATCAACTGATACAAATGTAAGAAATGAGATTCAACCCCTGATGGATTTTTTGAATGTAAAACAATATAGATTattttagaatatttataaaagtaaataattatgtaaattaatataaacattaatGGTAGGTGAAAGTAATAATATTTAGAATTTTTATTTCAAAGatagtttataaaataatatagattaaatattttaatagaaTGAGTCAAATAgaaaatttcttatttttaaagtAAAAGATCAAACTTCAATTTTTTTCCTTATCAAATGTTAGAAAGttcttaaaaaattaatttctcatattttcaagaaaacaaaattgaGGCGTATTACTTTTTGAACGGCATATACCTTATTCTAATTTCATAGAACATTCATTTTCGAAAACCATTTATTCCAATCAAGATTGGTGGAGTCATTAGACGCTCTCAGACTTTAGACTTATGTTGGGTGTATTTACACCGATTCGGGACAAATTACTGCCCAACCTTGTAGCTACTCGACTAGGCTCTTAGAGTATTTCCAAttatatgaacatttttttttattaataatcatACAAAAATAACAAGACTCAGTCTCTGCATACGGGGTATGAGAAAgatgagatgtagacagtcgtACGTCTTACTTCTATCTAAAGGTAAAGAGACTTCTTCCATAAAGATATCCGGccaaaaaaagacaaaaagtatAAGAATACAAAAAGTTTAGTTACCATAATTGTCGGGCGGATATCACCTGACAACATTAAGAATAGGAAAAAGTAACAAACATACCACGTAATACATTTCGTTGCACATCTGACAATATACATAATTAATAGGACATTTGAACATACTAAACGACAACATTAAGACGTAATGGATGTAACCACCTGAATCAAGCATGTGTTGTGAGAGCAACAAATACAAGTGGCATGTGTAAGAACTCTCCTTAAGCTCTTCCTAACAAGTCATAGTAACAAATAGCAAAGGTATCAgccaaacatatatacatattcgaAGAAATTATCTATGGAAGTCCTGAGGTCCAAATGGGCTTAAATAAATTAACATGTGCTAAACAACTTATGAAATAGAGTAACTTAGGCCGCAAGACAAATGCAGTACCATTAAGAGGTGAAAAAATCATACGACATAAAAGAAAGATATCATGCAAGACATCcccatatataaatagataaactACCCTAAAAGCTTTAAAGAAATTACTTATTTACCTTAGAGCCTCTCCAATGATAAAAAGTTTTTCTAAAAGctttttactaaaaaacttTCATAAAAGTTTTTGTCAAAAAGGCTTTTACACCCGATGGTAAAAAGCTTtcataaaaactttttataacaGTAACAagtcttaaaaaaaacttttctaaaatacCATTGGagttattttcttaaaatatgaacattttttattaataatttatattttccttAAATTCCATCCCGTTTATAAACCCCCTTTAAAACCCCTTCATTCCTACATCATTTTCTCACTCAAATATTCATTGCTTTGTCTCATTCTAAAATTTACATTCCAAAATTAATTCATTTGTTTCCAAAAAATGGCTGAGGAAACACTTgtaacaccaccaccaccacaatgtGCCGAGGTTGCGGTTGTTTCCGATGTCCCTGAAGCCGAAACATGCGAAAAACAAACCGTCTTGGCCGACCCAGTAAAAGAAGTCGATATCGAAAACGATAAGAAAGTTACCTCAGTTGGGTCATTCAAAGAAGAATCCAACATTGTTGGTGATCTCCCTGACCCACATAAGAAAGCTCTAGATGACCTCAAAAAATTGGTCCAAGAAGCCCTTAACAACCACCAGTTCACCGCTCCTCCGCCGTCCACGGCGGCTCCGGTACCGGTAAAAATTTCCGGCGAAACTCCGGCGATCGAAGCGGTGGTGGAATGCAAAGAAGAGGAGAAAGTTTCGTCTGAGGAAGTTCCGGCGCCGGCACCGGTGCCGGAAGAGTCACCGGAAAAAGAGGTGACAGTGGATGAAGACGGTGCGAAAAAGATAGAAGCGATACAAGAAACGATAGTGAAAACCGAGGTCCCGGAAAAAGAATGTGCTCCGGCGGAGGAAGCTCCTCCGGCGCCGGAGGAGGTTTCAATATGGGGGGTACCATTACTTGCTGATGAAAGGAGTGACGTCATCTTACTAAAGTTTTTAAGAGCTAGAGACTACAAAGTGAAAGAAGCATTGGCAATGTTGAAAAACGTGGTGGCATGGCGAAAAGAATTCGATATCGAAAAATTAGTCGAAATggaagaaaaagatgatgaaaatggagAGAAATTTGTGTATATGCATGGAAATGATAAAGAAGGACATCCAGTTTGTTACAATGCATTTGGTAATAGTAAAGAGACATTTAGTGatgaagaaaaagtgaaaaattttaTTCAATGGAGATTACAGTTTCTTGAAAAGAGTATTAGGAAACTTGATTTTACTCCAAATGGTGTTTCTACTATTTTCCAAGTTATTGATCTCAAAAATTCTCCCCCACTGTTTAAGAAGGAGCTCCGACAAGTGTTTCAGTGTTTCCAAGATAATTACCCTGAGTTTGTTGCCAAacaggtaatttttttttttttttcctttttacttatacatatacatacacgtAAAGTTTCacctttaaattataaattaatgttcatatatgaaaaatgtatgtGAATAAACTcgtttaaatataaacaaattaagttatacataatattatCTTTGACTCTTTGTTCTATGTTAAAATGATTATTGCATATAATTTTGAAGGAATAATATTCTGTTAGTTTATTTGGATAGGAAAATGACAGACAGAAAGACATGTTGTGATCTTTGTACTTTTGACCTGTGGTCCATGGTCAACTCACTTTGCAACATGGTTTTGTTCCATTGCTCTGCCATCACTCCATCAGGGTATTATTgtgaaaaagtaaaaacatgggttattaaaaacaaatacagTAAATGTAggtttttaggaaaaaaaaaagaaaaaggttggaATAGTTTTGTGATGAATTATGTTGTTTTTATCTAACCTCACTTACTTCATGGAgtcttaaaataataaaatcaattattcaatgttatttttcttatttttattttagtgggTCGCTGATTCGACCCACTAATTCACAGAATTTATGCATAACGTCTACACATGCGGGAATGACTTAGTGAAATGGATTTACCTAGATACATTCAAACTTTAGACCTACAACCTTTATGTTAGCGTTGTACGAGTCTATGCTATTTTCTTAAACCCAACTTCCatattgttgttaaaaataaatgatattgAGATAAATTTGGTTGTATTGTTGAAGGTGTTCATTAATGTTCCATGGTGGTACATAGCTTTCTACAAGATGATAAATCCATTCTTTACACAAAGGACTAAAAGCAAGTTTGTGTTTGCTGGTCCTTCAAAGACTACTGAAACACTCTTTAAGTAAGTTCTTTAATGGATAAATTATCATAACAATCCTATTCTTTCCCATAAATGTATATAAAGTTACTAACTTTTGTTGATACAATTTCAGATATATATCACCTGAGTTGGTTCCAGTTCAATATGGTGGGCTTAGCAGGGACGGTGAGCAAGAATTCGCCGCCACTGATTGCATCACAGAGGAGGTCATTAAGCCTTCTTGTGAACACACAATCGAGCTTCCTGCTCCCGAGGTACTGTCATTacaaatagattttttttttctcttttgtatCTTTGTTTTGGATTTCAAAGACGTTTTTAAACGAAtgtcattgattttttttaggtCTGCACAGTGGTATGGGAGGCCAGAGTGGTCGGATGTGACATATCATATGGGGCAGAGTTTGTGCCGAGTGCAGAAGATGGATACACGGTTATTGTTCAGAAGTCAAGAAAGGTTACAGGTGATGAATCGGTGATCAGTGGAAGGTTTAAATGTGGAGAAGCAGGGAAAGTGGTGCTTACATTCTACAATCAAAGttcaaagaagaagaaggcGTTGTATAGGTTCAAGACAAAAGTGGCATCAGAGTAAAGACTGTTTCATGTTTCATCTAATACATTATATTCTTgaatttatattgatatttgtgatttgattttgtttgtttggtttgCGTTACCAAAATTGGGAtgtaatgtttttgaaatttgaacATAAGAGAAATGGATTGTGACCATATACTATTGGGTTCATTTGATATGTGCATGTCTATCAAATCTTTAGCCGGTTTTTTTCCACTCAGGTTTGACTGTTTGAGTTCATTCAACTCggtcaaaccatacaaatatccTACTGAGGTCGATTTGAGAAATTCGACCATTTGATTTGTGCATGTCTATCCAGTCTCTAGCCGATTATCTGTTTGAGTTCATCCACCTCAATCAGACCATTTCTGAGTAGGCTGCCGATGACAAAATCTGATATGTTGGATCCTTATAAAGTGGTATCTTGTGGTTCATAACAATGTTCTTTCATTCGAACTGTCAGGTTAAAACATTTGTAACTATCACTTTTATAATCGTTAAGAtttaaatcattcaaaataccATTCAGTCTTCGTTCATATTATATAGACGCAAAAGAGAGGTTTTTTCTCATTTATAACACCAACTTATCCAAGGCCATTTGGTATGAGTCTACACTCTagacaaaaacaattaaaaccaaaccaaaccactGACATGATCAACAACCAAAACCAAACTGAACCATTTAGTTCAATTACCCATTATACAATTTTCGTATATAAatgaatacaaatataaaaatatgcaACAATTATACTGTTCCATATAAAAATTCAATACAACACACTTACACCACCACTACCAGGGAATCTTCATAAGCTATTTGCACGATTATATATGTAAGATTTAGCAATATACAAATAGAATACATATGCAACGGTACTAATACCAGCCAGAAGCCAGTAGAAATAATCAAGGTGACCGCGGTTCAAATTATCTGCAATCCAGCCATCTTCACCATCTCCACCTGTGGTGGTCTCTACTACTGAGATCAAAAAGCTGCTTAAAAAGCTACCAACACCGAATATGCTAAGGTAAAGTGCTAGACCTATGCTTCTCAGCTCATTTGGTACTTGGTCATAGAAGAACTCTTGCAGGCCCACcattgtaaacacatcagcagCTCCCGTTAGCAGGTATTGAGGTATTAACCACCATACCTTCATTGGGACCGTTGCATTTGGGTCATCTACTAACCCATATTTCTCTGCGGTTTGAAGTCGTTTGATTTCAACAAGTGCTGAAACCGCCATTGAAATAATAGATATAAAGATGCCAGTTCCGATTCTTTGAAGCATTGTTAAGCCAGATGGTTTCCCGGTAATGGATCTAATAATAGGAACCATGATTCGATCATAGATTGGTATGAGGATAACAACAGTCATGCTTATGAAAGATTGTAGTGTCGCAGCTGGAACTTCAAAGTTTGACCCAATTGACCGGTCCATAGTTACTCCTTGTTTGGTGAATAAAGTGGAAAATTGAGCAAAGACGACTGCAAAAGCCAAACAACTAACCCATATTGGAACTAGTCTAAGTACTGCCTTGGCTTCTTCCACCTCAGTGATGCTACAAACATTGCCTTCTTCCTTTGATCCATCGGGTGAAACTAGGGCTTTGTTGAGAAATCTGTGGCAAGCATAATATTTTGAACCATGTTTAAAACTTATTCAatgacaaaaaaatatatatataagaatactACAGCATGTTTTATTTCCTAGTCTAAAAATGGAAATTCACAAGTAAATGAAGCGTATTTTATTCCATTTCTATTCAGGATTATTGCAGAAAAAGTAACATAGTTTGGTTTGAGTTCTATTTACAATAACCAACTCATTCAAGCCAGTAACTGGTTTCGTGATGCAACACCATAGCCCAACATGAGGTCATATTTGCATCATCATTTTAACCAGCTAACTTGTATGAATAACATTATATAACGTTTGAGAACTTTTATGAAGATAGCGATGGTTA includes these proteins:
- the LOC122579761 gene encoding uncharacterized protein LOC122579761 codes for the protein MAESKELYDVNAKWDAYLDLGLRRFVYSSATGALAGLLLFRSPVTRWASIAFGAGVGIGSAYSECAQKFDGVDSKE
- the LOC122578962 gene encoding patellin-1-like, producing MAEETLVTPPPPQCAEVAVVSDVPEAETCEKQTVLADPVKEVDIENDKKVTSVGSFKEESNIVGDLPDPHKKALDDLKKLVQEALNNHQFTAPPPSTAAPVPVKISGETPAIEAVVECKEEEKVSSEEVPAPAPVPEESPEKEVTVDEDGAKKIEAIQETIVKTEVPEKECAPAEEAPPAPEEVSIWGVPLLADERSDVILLKFLRARDYKVKEALAMLKNVVAWRKEFDIEKLVEMEEKDDENGEKFVYMHGNDKEGHPVCYNAFGNSKETFSDEEKVKNFIQWRLQFLEKSIRKLDFTPNGVSTIFQVIDLKNSPPLFKKELRQVFQCFQDNYPEFVAKQVFINVPWWYIAFYKMINPFFTQRTKSKFVFAGPSKTTETLFKYISPELVPVQYGGLSRDGEQEFAATDCITEEVIKPSCEHTIELPAPEVCTVVWEARVVGCDISYGAEFVPSAEDGYTVIVQKSRKVTGDESVISGRFKCGEAGKVVLTFYNQSSKKKKALYRFKTKVASE